The Gloeomargarita lithophora Alchichica-D10 genomic sequence GTGGCAACGGGGCGGCTCCCAGCGACGGCTAATTTGGGGCTGGAATCCCTGGGCATTGGGCGGGATCGGCGGGGGTTTATTCCAGTGAATCCCCAGTTCAATGTCCTGAAAGAGGGGTCAGCAATTTCCAGTCTGTGGGCGATTGGCGATGCCATTGGCACCATGATGCTGGCTCATGCGGCGGCGGCGCAGGGACGGGCGGCGGTGGAGAATATGCTGGGGCAGGGAAAAACCGTGAATTACCGGGCGATTCCGGCGGCGGCGTTTACCCACCCGGAGATTAGCTTTGTGGGTTTGACCGAACCCCAGGCGCAGGACTTGGGGCAAAAACAGCAATTTCCCATCGCCACCGTGCGCAGTTATTTCAAGGGCAATTCCAAGGCCATTGCCGAGGGGGATGCGGAGGGCTTGGCGAAGGTGATTTACCGCCCGGACACGGGGGAATTGCTGGGGGTGCATATCCTGGGTGCCCATGCCGCTGATTTGATTCAGGAGGCGGCGACCGCCATTGCCACCCACACCCCGGTGCAAACCTTGGCCGAAATCGTCCACACCCATCCCACTTTGACCGAAGTGTTGGACGAAGCCTTCAAACGCGCCAGTTTAAGTTTAACCAAGCCGTAGTTTCAGGTTTTTTATGGTTTCTATTCGGCGCACTCGTCCCTACCTATCCCCGCAAATTCGGCGGTTAGGCTATCAGTTGGAACTAGCGACCCAACCCCAACATATTCTGGAGGAAATTGTCTGGGCAAAAGAGACAGAAGTCCAAGGTTTACGGGAGCATTTACCCCTACATGAATTGCAAAAACAAGTACTTAGCGCGCCCGTTCCCCAGGATTTTTTAGGTGCGTTGCAAGCCCCCCCCCAACCGGGGTTAATTGGGGAAGTCAAAAAAGCCTCCCCCAGTAAAGGCATAATTCGGGCGGATTTTGACCCGGTAGCCATTGCCCAGAGCTACGAAAAGGCCGGAGCACGCTGTATTTCCGTGTTGACGGATGCACAATTTTTCCAAGGGAGTTGGGATTATTTGAGCCAAATTCGCCAAGCGGTTTCCCTGCCCCTATTGTGCAAAGAATTTATTATTTATCCCTACCAAATTTATCTCGCCCGTTGTCGGGGAGCCTCGGCGGTGCTATTAATTGCCGCCATTTTATCCGACCAGGATTTGCATTATTTCAATCGCATCATCCACGCCCTAGGCATGGTGGCTTTAGTGGAGGTGCATACGTTAGGAGAATTGGCACGGGTTTTAGGGATGGCGGGGGTGAATCTGATTGGCATTAACAACCGCAATTTAGAAAATTTCACCACGGATTTAAGCACTACTGAAAGTCTATTGGCGCAAAAATTCCCTGAGATACAAAAACGGGGAATTGTGATGGTCAGTGAATCCGGCATTCATACGCCTGAGGATGTAATGCGGGTCAAAAAGGCGGGAGTCCAGGGTATTTTAGTAGGGGAATCTTTGATGAAACAAGCGGATATTGAACTGGCGGTACAGAATTTATTGCGTGAAGTTAAATAATGGAACCTGCTTTACAGCCTTTTTCACGCTGAGAGAGTATGGGCAAGGGGCTTAAGCCCCTTGTTTTGCAGATATTTTAGCATTGAGTCGGTATGTCATNNNNNNNNNNNNNNNNNNNNNNNNNNNNNNNNNNNNNNNNNNNNNNNNNNNNNNNNNNNNNNNNNNNNNNNNNNNNNNNNNNNNNNNNNNNNNNNNNNNNNNNNNNNNNNNNNNNNNNNNNNNNNNNNNNNNNNNNNNNNNNNNNNNNNNNNNNNNNNNNNNNNNNNNNNNNNNNNNNNNNNNNNNNNNNNNNNNNNNNNNNNNNNNNNNNNNNNNNNNNNNNNNNNNNNNNNNNNNNNNNNNNNNNNNNNNNNNNNNNNNNNNNNNNNNNNNNNNNNNNNNNNNNNNNNNNNNNNNNNNNNNNNNNNNNNNNNAACGCTGTAGGGCACCTCTATTTATTTGAACCAGCAGAAAGGTATCTCGCTGGAATGCCAGTATTACTGAGAACCAGGGACGGGGGCAGTGCCCCGGCGACCTATTTTTAGAAGTATCCTATAAACCTACCCCAGGCTACGATGCCAAACAGGTTTGCAAATCCCGCAGTAAAGCTTCTTGATCCAAGTTTTGTCCAATAAAAACCAGTTGATTTTTAGGCGACACAGGGCGGTCATCTACATCTAAACTATAGCGTTTGCCGCTGAGTTGAAACACATAGCGCAAGGTACTGCGGTCAAACCACAACACACCCTTGGCTCGAAATACATTGGTCGGCAGTTGATCCGTTAAGAAAAGTTGGAATTTCTCCAGATGAAATGGCTGTTCACTGGTAAAGGAAACCGCCATAAAACCATCATTTTCCAGGTGGTCAGAATGGTGATGATGATCGTGATCATGGTGATGGTCAGAATGGTGATCATGATCATGGTGAGTTTGCCGGGGCATCAATCCAGAGTGGGGCGATTCTACCCCCAAAACCAAGGGTAAGGATACCTGCCCATTGGTCATGGTTAAAATGCGGGCACCCGCCTTCATCTCGCTAATCCGTCGGGTCAATTCTTGCACCCGTTCCGGCGCAACTAAATCAATTTTATTCAGTAAAACAATATCCCCATAGGTCAGTTGACTCAAAGCCACTTCGCTATTGAATAAATCCGGGGCAAAAGCGGAGGCATCCACCACCGTCAAAATCGAATCTAAATGCGTCAAATCCCGCAATTCTGTACCTAAAAAAGTGAGTGCTACGGGCAGGGGATCAGCGACACCCGTGGTTTCCACCACCAAATAATCAATCCGCTCCTGGCGCTCCAAAACGCTATACACCGCATCTACCAAACTGTCATTAATAGTGCAACAAATACAACCATTGCTCAGTTCTACCATGCCCTCATCCACGGACACCAAAAGCTGACTGTCAATGTTAATATCCCCAAATTCATTCACCAGCACCGCCACCTTCAACTCCTGCCGGTTTTGCAAAATATAGTTGAGCAAGGTGGTTTTGCCACTCCCCAAAAACCCGGTGATAATCGTCACCGGCAACCCCTGTTTGGGCAATTCTACACCCGCCATCCCTGGCATTGGTTGGGTCATAACCCCTCACGGATGATAATCATTCTCATTGTAGCAACGATCGGGTTCAATTGTTGGGGGTGACTAGGTTTTCCCCCTCCAAGAGACGGCGGGCGGCTTCCAGGAGGGTTTCTTCCAGGTAGGGTTTCGTAAAATAGGCGTTGGCACCTAGTTGGATCGCCATTTGCCGGTGCCGTTCCGCCCCCCGGGAGGTGAGCATGGCAATGGGTAATCCCTTGAGTCCCCCATCCCGGCGTACCTTGGAGAGCAGTTCTAGCCCGTCCATCCGGGGCATTTCAATATCGCAGAACATCAGGTCGCAGGGGAGGCCATCCCGCAGTTTTTCCCAGGCTTCTTGCCCGTCTCGCGCCTGCTCCACCCGATAGCCTTTGTTACTAAACGTCATCGAGAGCATTTCCCGTACCACAATCGAGTCATCCACGATCAAAACGGTAGATTCGTCGGTGGTTTCCGGTTCTATCGGGGCAATCGAATGCCACAGGGGCGCACTCGGAGGCGGCATTTGTCCCATCGCCAAATCCACCAACTCCAGAATGTCGGCAATCATCATGATCCGGCCATCCCCCAAAATGGTTGCCCCCGCAATGCCCAGGGGTTTATGCACCGGGCCGGTGAGTTGTTTGATCACCACTTCCTGCTCATTCAACACCTGATCGATCTGGAAGGCCACGAACCGCCCCAGGTTATTGACCACCACCACCGACACCCCTTCCTGGGTGCTGGTGCCATAGATATTTGCCCGCCCAATCAACCGCCCGTAACGCAATAGTTCGCTCAACTGGCGCAGGGGAATCCGTTGCCCCGCCCAGTCAATGGTGGGTTTCCCATCCGTCCCCGTGTGGAGCATATCCGGGGTCACATCCACCGGCACATCCGCCACCCCATCCATCGGGAAGGCCACCAGGGCATGGTTGACCACACAGGGCAAGGACTTGGAAATGCTCAGGGTCAAGGGCAAGCGGATGGTAAAGGTGGTGCCCTTACCCAACTCCGAATCCACCACCACCGTCCCCCGAATTTCCGCCAGGTTCGAGCGCACCACGTCCAAACCCACCCCCCGACCGGCAAATTCATCCGCCTGGTCTTTGGTACTAAACCCAGCGGCAAACAGCAGTTGGTAAATATCCTGCTTGCCCATGGTGGCCGCCTGCTCCGGGGTAATCACCCCCTTCTCAATCGCCTTGGCCTTCACCCGGTCGGGATTGATCCCCACCCCATCATCACTGACGGTGATCACGGTTTGGTTCCCCTGGTAAGCCGCCCGAATCACAATCAGCCCCGCCGGTTTTTGCCCCGCCGCCTGCCGTTGGGCAGGTAAGCCAATCCCATGCACGATGGCATTATTCACCAAATGGGTCATGGGGTCGGTGAGCTTTTCTAGGATCATTTTGTCCACCAGGGTTTCCCGCCCCTCCATTTCCAAAGTCACCTGCTTGCCGCACTTGAGTGCCACGTTCCGCACCGCCCGGGGCAGACGATCCGTTACCCGCGAAAAAGGTTCCATCCGGGCATTGTTAATCCCCTCTTGCAAACCCGTGGTAATCCGCTGGAAACTGCGTACCACTTCGTCAAAGGCTTCCACCATAAAGCCAATATCGGAGGCGGACTCCCGCACCCGCAGTACCCGCTCGGCGATCTCCTGGGACAGGGTATGAAATCCGGTGAACCGATCCATTTCCAAGGCATCAAATTCTGCCCCGGTGCTGTGGAGCGTTCCTTCCTGCCCCAGATTGAGAAAACTACCTCCACCACCCCGACTGGCACTCAGGGCACCTTCGAGGAGAGAACGTTCATACAAATCCTGCATCCGTTGGCTGAGGTCATTCAGTTGGTGCGCCTGGTGCAATAGGTTTTCCAAAAATTGCCGCAGTTGGTTTTGGTCTTCGTTCAGGGTATTCCGGGAAACCACCAATTCCCCAATCAAATTACTTAGATTATCCAACTGCCGCACGGGTACCCGCATGGTCTGCTCGGTTAGACCGCCCCGAGCCTCGGCAACCGCTGGGTTGGGTTCTGCCACCGAGGGAGCTGGTGTCGGAGCGGGGGTAGCAACCCAATTCTGCCCCTGGCTATCCCCGTCGGACAAATCTGGTTCAGCGGCCAATAACTGGTCTAAATCCCCGAAGTCCGTATCCAGGGAAAAATCCGCCCCCAAATCCGGCAGTTCCAATTCACTAGCTAAATCGGTGGTCAAATCGGTAAAATCCGGTTCATCCACACTGGACAGGTCAAAATCCAGTTCTCCATCTGGCTCCACCGCCGCCGCAACCAGATCATCCAAATTAGCCATCTCTTCGTCCAGAGATTCCAGGCTCATTTCTGTCCAAGCGGAATCAGTTTCCTGGCTGAACGCCATCTGCTCCGGTTCTGACCCGGCAAATGCGGAGAGAGTCGCTGCCAAATCCGACCCCGTATCCCCCAGCAACCCGGAAGGATTCAAGCTCAATTCATCAGGAATTTCCGGGGCATTGGCAAAACTCACTTCCCCAAAACCTTCCGTATCTAAACTGACAGCATCAAAGCTAAAATCACCCAATTCACCTAATTCACTCTCTGGGTTTTCTGCTAATGCTTCTCTCAGGTCAGATTCCCCAAATGGTTCGCCCAATTCCGTGGTTTCAAACGCATCAAAATCAAATTCACCCAAATCCCCGCCCGATTCACCGCTAAAATCTAAAGCCGGAATGTCGGTTAATGTTTCCTCAAAACCCAGGTTTAATTCCTCATCCAATGCGCTCAAATCGGTTAATTCTGTGGCTTCAAAAGATGCAAATGATTCGCCCAATTCCGTGGTTGCAAACGATTCAAAATCAAATTCACCCAAATCCCCGCCCGATTCACCGCTGAAATCTAAAGCCGGAATGTCGGTTAATGTTTCCTCAAAACCCAGGTTCAATGCCTCATCCAATGCGCTCAAATCGCCTAATTCTGCGGCTTCAAAGGATGCAAATGATTCGCTAAATTCCGTGGTTGCCAACGATTCAAAATCAAATTCACCCAAATCCCCGTCCGATTCACCGCTGAAATCTAAAGCCGGAANNNNNNNNNNNNNNNNNNNNNNNNNNNNNNNNNNNNNNNNNNNNNNNNNNNNNNNNNNNNNNNNNNNNNNNNNNNNNNNNNNNNNNNNNNNNNNNNNNNNNNNNNNNNNNNNNNNNNNNNNNNNNNNNNNNNNNNNNNNNNNNNNNNNNNNNNNNNNNNNNNNNNNNNNNNNNNNNNNNNNNNNNNNNNNNNNNNNNNNNNNNNNNNNNNNNNNNNNNNNNNNNNNNNNNNNNNNNNNNNNNNNNNNNNNNNNNNNNNNNNNNNNNNNNNNNNNNNNNNNNNNNNNNNNNNNNNNNNNNNNNNNNNNNNNNNNNNNNNNNNNNNNNNNNNNNNNNNNNNNNNNNNNNNNNNNNNNNNNNNNNNNNNNNNNNNNNNNNNNNNNNNNNNNNNNNNNNNNNNNNNNNNNNNNNNNNNNNNNNNNNNNNNNNNNNNNNNNNNNNNNNNNNNNNNNNNNNNNNNNNNNNNNNNNNNNNNNNNNNNNNNNNNNNNNNNNNNNNNNNNNNNNNNNNNNNNNNNNNNNNNNNNNNNNNNNNNNNNNNNNNNNNNNNNNNNNNNNNNN encodes the following:
- a CDS encoding CobW family GTP-binding protein — translated: MTQPMPGMAGVELPKQGLPVTIITGFLGSGKTTLLNYILQNRQELKVAVLVNEFGDINIDSQLLVSVDEGMVELSNGCICCTINDSLVDAVYSVLERQERIDYLVVETTGVADPLPVALTFLGTELRDLTHLDSILTVVDASAFAPDLFNSEVALSQLTYGDIVLLNKIDLVAPERVQELTRRISEMKAGARILTMTNGQVSLPLVLGVESPHSGLMPRQTHHDHDHHSDHHHDHDHHHHSDHLENDGFMAVSFTSEQPFHLEKFQLFLTDQLPTNVFRAKGVLWFDRSTLRYVFQLSGKRYSLDVDDRPVSPKNQLVFIGQNLDQEALLRDLQTCLAS
- a CDS encoding hybrid sensor histidine kinase/response regulator; the encoded protein is PALDFSGESDGDLGEFDFESLATTEFSESFASFEAAELGDLSALDEALNLGFEETLTDIPALDFSGESGGDLGEFDFESFATTELGESFASFEATELTDLSALDEELNLGFEETLTDIPALDFSGESGGDLGEFDFDAFETTELGEPFGESDLREALAENPESELGELGDFSFDAVSLDTEGFGEVSFANAPEIPDELSLNPSGLLGDTGSDLAATLSAFAGSEPEQMAFSQETDSAWTEMSLESLDEEMANLDDLVAAAVEPDGELDFDLSSVDEPDFTDLTTDLASELELPDLGADFSLDTDFGDLDQLLAAEPDLSDGDSQGQNWVATPAPTPAPSVAEPNPAVAEARGGLTEQTMRVPVRQLDNLSNLIGELVVSRNTLNEDQNQLRQFLENLLHQAHQLNDLSQRMQDLYERSLLEGALSASRGGGGSFLNLGQEGTLHSTGAEFDALEMDRFTGFHTLSQEIAERVLRVRESASDIGFMVEAFDEVVRSFQRITTGLQEGINNARMEPFSRVTDRLPRAVRNVALKCGKQVTLEMEGRETLVDKMILEKLTDPMTHLVNNAIVHGIGLPAQRQAAGQKPAGLIVIRAAYQGNQTVITVSDDGVGINPDRVKAKAIEKGVITPEQAATMGKQDIYQLLFAAGFSTKDQADEFAGRGVGLDVVRSNLAEIRGTVVVDSELGKGTTFTIRLPLTLSISKSLPCVVNHALVAFPMDGVADVPVDVTPDMLHTGTDGKPTIDWAGQRIPLRQLSELLRYGRLIGRANIYGTSTQEGVSVVVVNNLGRFVAFQIDQVLNEQEVVIKQLTGPVHKPLGIAGATILGDGRIMMIADILELVDLAMGQMPPPSAPLWHSIAPIEPETTDESTVLIVDDSIVVREMLSMTFSNKGYRVEQARDGQEAWEKLRDGLPCDLMFCDIEMPRMDGLELLSKVRRDGGLKGLPIAMLTSRGAERHRQMAIQLGANAYFTKPYLEETLLEAARRLLEGENLVTPNN
- the trpC gene encoding indole-3-glycerol phosphate synthase TrpC gives rise to the protein MVSIRRTRPYLSPQIRRLGYQLELATQPQHILEEIVWAKETEVQGLREHLPLHELQKQVLSAPVPQDFLGALQAPPQPGLIGEVKKASPSKGIIRADFDPVAIAQSYEKAGARCISVLTDAQFFQGSWDYLSQIRQAVSLPLLCKEFIIYPYQIYLARCRGASAVLLIAAILSDQDLHYFNRIIHALGMVALVEVHTLGELARVLGMAGVNLIGINNRNLENFTTDLSTTESLLAQKFPEIQKRGIVMVSESGIHTPEDVMRVKKAGVQGILVGESLMKQADIELAVQNLLREVK